In the genome of Triticum urartu cultivar G1812 chromosome 5, Tu2.1, whole genome shotgun sequence, one region contains:
- the LOC125510382 gene encoding protein ACCUMULATION AND REPLICATION OF CHLOROPLASTS 3, chloroplastic isoform X1 — translation MAASLRGGLVVPLPPPLASPRRLAPSPRRRRRRLPRVRAAAAEPVEVVGVGSRKDAVIDFCLGSRTLSSTPIRFWTVHVDNSEVQFIPRVQDTETAVGDLERPLSLHPCPSAVIIVASAGQEADQIAALELLSATKSADNLAASIFLKPFCFEGQRRQLEASDLIVKFQACSNFHIVIEADSLLETEVETLAEALESANNAVLSTISMISIMMSGFNQMFWSSLDAQIKEVDPEEVGKLLKSYGEARVGFGAGYNVQSAIKQAVLHCPFLRGGIKDLNNVVFLSLTTSRVLAESDMISILHIFRRVTGFNKDIIFSRNSEPDLEPKLIVVSLLTIRNARDENVASVKDGFLLSMALHFPFISSLMGGDTQELRQARLNHSFSKLPDSGLSLADQGLPEHFSVSNDATVSNLYSDKIENIKSERESDNNNGRIHPEFKEANLESDGETSIDVGREDPSSQQERNFWSNAPAFGIAQLWAKERTTTGRGNKRNELDYITLPVGVKSLEVQYDHSPNTQPETRNATDSTPLSTGHAVSGASLSGVGLEKVMEICSSAAAFLKGRMDKSRKRGSAASRAASMLDAEREAEKTWSPIVEIQFGEGTYRGRCQEGVPEGKGRLTYSDGSIYDGLWRYGKRYGLGTLYYSNGDVFHGTWRDDLIHGKGWYYFHSGDRWFANFWKGKANGEGRFYAKDGSILFGHFQNGWRHGECLLIDGNGSRWLEVWDDGVLTGRTKLEE, via the exons ATGGCGGCTTCACTGCGAGGCGGCCTGGTGGTGCCGCTCCCGCCTCCGCTCGCttccccgcgccgcctcgccccgtCCCCGAGgaggcgccgccgccgcctccccagGGTCCGCGCGGCTGCGGCGGAGCCCGTCGAGGTGGTGGGCGTCGGGAGCCGGAAGGACGCCGTCATCGACTTCTGCCTCGGCTCCCGCACCCTCTCCTCCACCCCGATCCGCTTCTG GACAGTACATGTGGATAATTCTGAAGTGCAATTCATACCGAGAGTTCAGGATACAG AGACAGCAGTTGGAGACTTGGAACGTCCCTTATCTCTTCATCCTTGCCCATCGGCGGTTATTATT GTTGCAAGTGCCGGACAGGAGGCTGATCAAATTGCTGCGCTGGAGCTTCTAAGTGCTACCAAATCCGCCGATAATCTGGCTGCATCAATATTTTTGAAGCCCTTTTGTTTCGAGGGACAAAGACGGCAATTGGAG GCATCTGATTTGATTGTTAAATTTCAAGCATGCTCGAATTTTCACATTG TTATTGAAGCTGATTCACTGCTTGAGACGGAAGTGGAAACTCTTGCTGAAGCTTTGGAGAGTGCCAATAATGCTGTCCTCTCAACTATTAGTATGATATCCATCATGATGTCG GGATTTAATCAAATGTTCTGGAGCTCCCTTGATGCACAAATTAAGGAAGTTGATCCTGAGGAAGTAGGCAAA CTACTCAAAAGCTATGGGGAAGCTAGGGTTGGATTTGGTGCTGGTTATAATGTCCAATCAGCTATTAAACAGGCTGTTCTTCACTGTCCATTTCTTCGTGGTGGCATAAAG GACTTGAACAATGTTGTTTTTCTGTCGCTTACAACTTCTCGGGTATTGGCCGAGAGTGATATGATCTCCATTCTACACATCTTTCGTCGAGTTACTGGGTTCAATAAGGACATTATATTTTCTAGAAATTCTGAACCTGATCTAGAGCCAAAACTCATAGTAGTTTCTCTTCTAACAATTCG AAATGCCCGTGATGAAAATGTTGCCTCAGTAAAGGATGGATTTCTTTTGAGCATGGCTTTGCATTTTCCTTTtatatcatctcttatgggaggAGATACTCAGGAGCTTAGACAAGCTCGGTTAAATCACTCATTCAGCAAATTGCCTGACAGTGGTTTGAGCTTAGCGGATCAAGGATTGCCAGAACATTTCAGTGTTTCTAATGATGCTACTGTTTCTAATTTATATTCTGACAAAATAGAAAATATCAAATCGGAGAG GGAATCTGATAACAATAATGGGAGAATACATCCAGAGTTTAAAGAAGCTAATTTAGAGTCTGATGGAGAAACTAGTATAGATGTTGGCAGAG AGGATCCAAGTTCACAACAGGAGCGTAATTTCTGGAGCAATGCCCCTGCCTTTGGTATTGCACAATTGTGGGCTAAAGAGCGGACCACAACAGGTAGAGGCAATAAAAGGAATGAGCTTGATTATATCACTCTGCCTGTTGGTGTAAAATCTCTTGAGGTTCAGTATGATCATTCTCCAAATACACAGCCTGAAACCCGTAATGCTACCGATAGCACACCTCTATCTACTGGGCATGCTGTCTCTGGCGCCTCACTTTCTGGTGTTGGTTTGGAGAAAGTGATGGAGATATGTAGTTCTGCAGCGGCATTTCTAAAGGGCAGAATGGATAAATCTCGAAAACGTGGCTCTGCTGCCAGCCGAGCTGCATCGATGCTC GATGCAGAAAGAGAAGCCGAAAAAACATGGAGCCCAATAGTTGAAATACAGTTTGGAGAAGGGACTTACAGAGGGAGATGCCAAGAAGGTGTCCCTGAAGGAAAG GGACGCTTAACCTACAGTGATGGTAGCATCTATGATGGACTCTGGAGGTATGGCAAGAGATACGGTTTGGGAACGCTTTATTACAGCAACGGTGATGTATTTCATGGAACATGGAGGGACGATCTTATTCATGGAAAG GGTTGGTACTATTTTCACAGTGGCGACCGTTGGTTTGCGAATTTTTGGAAGGGGAAGGCTAATGGCGAGGGAAGATTTTATGCCAAGGATGGGAGTATACTCTTTGGCCATTTTCAAAATGGATGGCGTCATGGAGAGTGCTTGTTGATAGATGGGAACGGATCAAG GTGGCTTGAAGTTTGGGACGATGGTGTACTTACCGGACGGACTAAATTGGAAGAATAG
- the LOC125510382 gene encoding protein ACCUMULATION AND REPLICATION OF CHLOROPLASTS 3, chloroplastic isoform X2, with protein MAASLRGGLVVPLPPPLASPRRLAPSPRRRRRRLPRVRAAAAEPVEVVGVGSRKDAVIDFCLGSRTLSSTPIRFWTVHVDNSEVQFIPRVQDTETAVGDLERPLSLHPCPSAVIIVASAGQEADQIAALELLSATKSADNLAASIFLKPFCFEGQRRQLEASDLIVKFQACSNFHIVIEADSLLETEVETLAEALESANNAVLSTISMISIMMSGFNQMFWSSLDAQIKEVDPEEVGKLLKSYGEARVGFGAGYNVQSAIKQAVLHCPFLRGGIKDLNNVVFLSLTTSRVLAESDMISILHIFRRVTGFNKDIIFSRNSEPDLEPKLIVVSLLTIRNARDENVASVKDGFLLSMALHFPFISSLMGGDTQELRQARLNHSFSKLPDSGLSLADQGLPEHFSVSNDATVSNLYSDKIENIKSERESDNNNGRIHPEFKEANLESDGETSIDVGREDPSSQQERNFWSNAPAFGIAQLWAKERTTTGRGNKRNELDYITLPVGVKSLEVQYDHSPNTQPETRNATDSTPLSTGHAVSGASLSGVGLEKVMEICSSAAAFLKGRMDKSRKRGSAASRAASMLVHQITCLVSPAQTGCTQNHPPNSLSSYSSSSSSSSCVAVVPSYFCQIRRLILPTQIG; from the exons ATGGCGGCTTCACTGCGAGGCGGCCTGGTGGTGCCGCTCCCGCCTCCGCTCGCttccccgcgccgcctcgccccgtCCCCGAGgaggcgccgccgccgcctccccagGGTCCGCGCGGCTGCGGCGGAGCCCGTCGAGGTGGTGGGCGTCGGGAGCCGGAAGGACGCCGTCATCGACTTCTGCCTCGGCTCCCGCACCCTCTCCTCCACCCCGATCCGCTTCTG GACAGTACATGTGGATAATTCTGAAGTGCAATTCATACCGAGAGTTCAGGATACAG AGACAGCAGTTGGAGACTTGGAACGTCCCTTATCTCTTCATCCTTGCCCATCGGCGGTTATTATT GTTGCAAGTGCCGGACAGGAGGCTGATCAAATTGCTGCGCTGGAGCTTCTAAGTGCTACCAAATCCGCCGATAATCTGGCTGCATCAATATTTTTGAAGCCCTTTTGTTTCGAGGGACAAAGACGGCAATTGGAG GCATCTGATTTGATTGTTAAATTTCAAGCATGCTCGAATTTTCACATTG TTATTGAAGCTGATTCACTGCTTGAGACGGAAGTGGAAACTCTTGCTGAAGCTTTGGAGAGTGCCAATAATGCTGTCCTCTCAACTATTAGTATGATATCCATCATGATGTCG GGATTTAATCAAATGTTCTGGAGCTCCCTTGATGCACAAATTAAGGAAGTTGATCCTGAGGAAGTAGGCAAA CTACTCAAAAGCTATGGGGAAGCTAGGGTTGGATTTGGTGCTGGTTATAATGTCCAATCAGCTATTAAACAGGCTGTTCTTCACTGTCCATTTCTTCGTGGTGGCATAAAG GACTTGAACAATGTTGTTTTTCTGTCGCTTACAACTTCTCGGGTATTGGCCGAGAGTGATATGATCTCCATTCTACACATCTTTCGTCGAGTTACTGGGTTCAATAAGGACATTATATTTTCTAGAAATTCTGAACCTGATCTAGAGCCAAAACTCATAGTAGTTTCTCTTCTAACAATTCG AAATGCCCGTGATGAAAATGTTGCCTCAGTAAAGGATGGATTTCTTTTGAGCATGGCTTTGCATTTTCCTTTtatatcatctcttatgggaggAGATACTCAGGAGCTTAGACAAGCTCGGTTAAATCACTCATTCAGCAAATTGCCTGACAGTGGTTTGAGCTTAGCGGATCAAGGATTGCCAGAACATTTCAGTGTTTCTAATGATGCTACTGTTTCTAATTTATATTCTGACAAAATAGAAAATATCAAATCGGAGAG GGAATCTGATAACAATAATGGGAGAATACATCCAGAGTTTAAAGAAGCTAATTTAGAGTCTGATGGAGAAACTAGTATAGATGTTGGCAGAG AGGATCCAAGTTCACAACAGGAGCGTAATTTCTGGAGCAATGCCCCTGCCTTTGGTATTGCACAATTGTGGGCTAAAGAGCGGACCACAACAGGTAGAGGCAATAAAAGGAATGAGCTTGATTATATCACTCTGCCTGTTGGTGTAAAATCTCTTGAGGTTCAGTATGATCATTCTCCAAATACACAGCCTGAAACCCGTAATGCTACCGATAGCACACCTCTATCTACTGGGCATGCTGTCTCTGGCGCCTCACTTTCTGGTGTTGGTTTGGAGAAAGTGATGGAGATATGTAGTTCTGCAGCGGCATTTCTAAAGGGCAGAATGGATAAATCTCGAAAACGTGGCTCTGCTGCCAGCCGAGCTGCATCGATGCTC GTTCATCAAATCACATGCCTGGTGTCGCCAGCCCAAACTGGGTGCACTCAAAACCACCCTCCTAATTCCCTCTCCAGctattcatcatcatcatcatcatcatcatgtgTTGCAGTTGTTCCCTCGTATTTTTGCCAAATCAGACGCCTCATTTTGCCTACCCAAATTGGATAA